A window of Vidua macroura isolate BioBank_ID:100142 chromosome 22, ASM2450914v1, whole genome shotgun sequence contains these coding sequences:
- the MCAM gene encoding cell surface glycoprotein MUC18 isoform X1, with protein MAGGRRPAGLALGWGCCLLLCCAAASRLEISMPAMVEVEMGGTARIECNFYIPENASYTYIDWFYMDRSNKQVRLYHITGSGVVEDDTDYKKRLSLGEDKALSISAVTVQDARTFMCQVGAGSYGVGESSTELSVYKVPETPEIEPNSAGISVHNSEIPEIAKCVSKNSFPAPNITWHKNGEQLHNQENNVTILSTVTRESSGLYTVSSTLYAPATREDRHSRYHCAVHYWLRGQRRHRDSQRVKVNIFYSTKHLKLQVMPSSTLVKEGDNVTLVCEADGNPLPVFSFFKKNMSEWQDLTSLAEPDSGVLKLHDVDKSNNGTYRCQSLDLDDLSQIEEDVDLVVNYIEGVRVKMEPSSTLREGDSVMLSCDAHSPVGLKYQWRDEKGRKLGEGNQLFLSNLTFETSNTFSCKVMAPSVPGLEQSKEVFVAVEGKPRIVAISSPLYVRQDEVVNLTCKAIAVPRPTVQWSINGTAHEYMDNQHIASNLTVRVSQDLLQAGAMCRVSNKLGVSEKHIQLVVDQKSTAESQGVIIVAIIVAILVVAVLGAVIYFLHKKGKIPCGRAGKQDITKPEARKDKIVVEVKSDKLSEEAGLLQGANGEKRPAADQSEKYIDLRN; from the exons ATGGCTGGGgggcggcggccggcggggctcgccctgggctggggctgctgcctcctgctctgctgcg ctgcagccagcaggctGGAGATCTCCATGCCAGCCATGGTGGAAGTGGAGAtggggggcacagccaggatCGAGTGCAACTTCTACATCCCTGAGAATGCTTCCTACACCTACATCGACTGGTTCTAC ATGGACCGCAGCAACAAGCAGGTGAGGCTGTACCACATCACGGGCAGCGGGGTCGTGGAGGACGACACGGACTACAAGAAGCGGCTGTCACTGGGGGAGGACAAGGCCCTGTCCATCAGCGCAGTGACAGTGCAGGACGCCAGGACCTTCATGTGCCAGGTGGGAGCTGGCAGCTACGGCGTGGGCGAGAGCAGCACCGAGCTCAGCGTCTACA aggTCCCCGAGACCCCTGAGATTGAGCCCAACTCAGCAGGCATCTCTGTGCACAACAGTGAAATCCCAGAG ATCGCCAAGTGCGTGAGCAAAAACAGCTTCCCAGCTCCCAACATCACGTGGCACAAGAACGGGGAGCAGCTGCACAACCAGGAGAACA ATGTGACGATACTGTCGACGGTGACGCGCGAGTCGAGCGGGCTGTACACGGTGAGCAGCACGCTGTACGCGCCCGCCACGCGCGAGGACCGCCACTCCCGCTACCACTGCGCCGTGCACTACTGGCTGCGGGGACAGAGGCGACACAGGGACTCGCAGCGGGTCAAGGTCAACATCTTCT aCTCCACCAAGCACTTGAAGCTGCAGGTGATGCCGTCCTCGACGCTGGTGAAGGAAGGGGACAATGTGACGCTGGTCTGCGAGGCTGATGGGAACCCGCTGCCCGTCTTCAGCTTCTTTAAGAAAAAC ATGAGTGAGTGGCAGGATCTGACGTCGCTGGCAGAGCCCGACAGCGGGGTCCTGAAGCTGCACGACGTGGACAAGAGCAACAATGGCACGTACAGGTGCCAGTCCCTGGACCTGGATGATTTGTCACAGATAGAGGAGGATGTGGATCTTGTTGTGAACT ACATTGAAGGGGTCCGTGTGAAGATGGAGCCGTCCTCAACCCTTCGTGAAGGGGACAGTGTGATGCTGAGCTGTGATGCCCACAGCCCCGTGGGCCTGAAATACCAGTGGAGGGATGAGAAG GGCAGGAAGCTGGGGGAAGGGAACCAGCTCTTCCTGAGCAACCTCACCTTCGAAACCTCCAACACCTTCAGCTGCAAGGTGATGGCCCCGAGCGTGCCAGGACTGGAGCAGAGCAAGGAGGTGTTCGTGGCTGTTGAGG GGAAGCCGCGGATCGTGGCCATCAGCTCCCCGCTGTACGTGCGCCAGGACGAGGTGGTCAACCTGACCTGCAAGGCCATCGCCGTCCCCCGGCCCACCGTCCAGTGGAGCATCAACGGCACG gctcaCGAGTACATGGACAACCAGCACATCGCCAGCAACCTGACGGTGCGGGTGAGCCAAGACCTGCTGCAGGCGGGAGCCATGTGCCGGGTGTCCAACAAGCTGGGTGTCAGTGAGAAGCACATCCAGCTGGTGGTGG ATCAAAAGTCAACAGCAGAGAGCCAAGGGGTGATCATCGTGGCCATCATCGTGGCCATCCTcgtggtggctgtgctgggcgcTGTCATCTACTTCCTGCACAAGAAAGGCAAGATCCCGTGTGGCCGAGCCGGGAAGCAGGACAT CACAAAGCCAGAGGCCCGTAAAGACAAGATTGTAGTTGAAGTTAAGTCAGATAAACTTTCCGAAGAGGCGGGGCTCCTGCAGGGCGCCAACGGCGAGAAGAGACCCGCAGCTGACCAG AGCGAGAAATACATCGATCTGAGAAACTAG
- the MCAM gene encoding cell surface glycoprotein MUC18 isoform X2: MAGGRRPAGLALGWGCCLLLCCAAASRLEISMPAMVEVEMGGTARIECNFYIPENASYTYIDWFYMDRSNKQVRLYHITGSGVVEDDTDYKKRLSLGEDKALSISAVTVQDARTFMCQVGAGSYGVGESSTELSVYKVPETPEIEPNSAGISVHNSEIPEIAKCVSKNSFPAPNITWHKNGEQLHNQENNVTILSTVTRESSGLYTVSSTLYAPATREDRHSRYHCAVHYWLRGQRRHRDSQRVKVNIFYSTKHLKLQVMPSSTLVKEGDNVTLVCEADGNPLPVFSFFKKNMSEWQDLTSLAEPDSGVLKLHDVDKSNNGTYRCQSLDLDDLSQIEEDVDLVVNYIEGVRVKMEPSSTLREGDSVMLSCDAHSPVGLKYQWRDEKGRKLGEGNQLFLSNLTFETSNTFSCKVMAPSVPGLEQSKEVFVAVEGKPRIVAISSPLYVRQDEVVNLTCKAIAVPRPTVQWSINGTAHEYMDNQHIASNLTVRVSQDLLQAGAMCRVSNKLGVSEKHIQLVVDQKSTAESQGVIIVAIIVAILVVAVLGAVIYFLHKKGKIPCGRAGKQDIARNTSI, encoded by the exons ATGGCTGGGgggcggcggccggcggggctcgccctgggctggggctgctgcctcctgctctgctgcg ctgcagccagcaggctGGAGATCTCCATGCCAGCCATGGTGGAAGTGGAGAtggggggcacagccaggatCGAGTGCAACTTCTACATCCCTGAGAATGCTTCCTACACCTACATCGACTGGTTCTAC ATGGACCGCAGCAACAAGCAGGTGAGGCTGTACCACATCACGGGCAGCGGGGTCGTGGAGGACGACACGGACTACAAGAAGCGGCTGTCACTGGGGGAGGACAAGGCCCTGTCCATCAGCGCAGTGACAGTGCAGGACGCCAGGACCTTCATGTGCCAGGTGGGAGCTGGCAGCTACGGCGTGGGCGAGAGCAGCACCGAGCTCAGCGTCTACA aggTCCCCGAGACCCCTGAGATTGAGCCCAACTCAGCAGGCATCTCTGTGCACAACAGTGAAATCCCAGAG ATCGCCAAGTGCGTGAGCAAAAACAGCTTCCCAGCTCCCAACATCACGTGGCACAAGAACGGGGAGCAGCTGCACAACCAGGAGAACA ATGTGACGATACTGTCGACGGTGACGCGCGAGTCGAGCGGGCTGTACACGGTGAGCAGCACGCTGTACGCGCCCGCCACGCGCGAGGACCGCCACTCCCGCTACCACTGCGCCGTGCACTACTGGCTGCGGGGACAGAGGCGACACAGGGACTCGCAGCGGGTCAAGGTCAACATCTTCT aCTCCACCAAGCACTTGAAGCTGCAGGTGATGCCGTCCTCGACGCTGGTGAAGGAAGGGGACAATGTGACGCTGGTCTGCGAGGCTGATGGGAACCCGCTGCCCGTCTTCAGCTTCTTTAAGAAAAAC ATGAGTGAGTGGCAGGATCTGACGTCGCTGGCAGAGCCCGACAGCGGGGTCCTGAAGCTGCACGACGTGGACAAGAGCAACAATGGCACGTACAGGTGCCAGTCCCTGGACCTGGATGATTTGTCACAGATAGAGGAGGATGTGGATCTTGTTGTGAACT ACATTGAAGGGGTCCGTGTGAAGATGGAGCCGTCCTCAACCCTTCGTGAAGGGGACAGTGTGATGCTGAGCTGTGATGCCCACAGCCCCGTGGGCCTGAAATACCAGTGGAGGGATGAGAAG GGCAGGAAGCTGGGGGAAGGGAACCAGCTCTTCCTGAGCAACCTCACCTTCGAAACCTCCAACACCTTCAGCTGCAAGGTGATGGCCCCGAGCGTGCCAGGACTGGAGCAGAGCAAGGAGGTGTTCGTGGCTGTTGAGG GGAAGCCGCGGATCGTGGCCATCAGCTCCCCGCTGTACGTGCGCCAGGACGAGGTGGTCAACCTGACCTGCAAGGCCATCGCCGTCCCCCGGCCCACCGTCCAGTGGAGCATCAACGGCACG gctcaCGAGTACATGGACAACCAGCACATCGCCAGCAACCTGACGGTGCGGGTGAGCCAAGACCTGCTGCAGGCGGGAGCCATGTGCCGGGTGTCCAACAAGCTGGGTGTCAGTGAGAAGCACATCCAGCTGGTGGTGG ATCAAAAGTCAACAGCAGAGAGCCAAGGGGTGATCATCGTGGCCATCATCGTGGCCATCCTcgtggtggctgtgctgggcgcTGTCATCTACTTCCTGCACAAGAAAGGCAAGATCCCGTGTGGCCGAGCCGGGAAGCAGGACAT AGCGAGAAATACATCGATCTGA